From one Nocardioides yefusunii genomic stretch:
- the tadA gene encoding tRNA adenosine(34) deaminase TadA: MHEQWEAAMRLALTQAHEALATDDVPIGAVVLSPTGEPIGFGRNVREADADPTGHAEVVALRQAAQAVGEWRLEGCTLVVTLEPCTMCAGAAVLSRVERIVFGAFDDKAGAVGSLWDVVRDRRLNHRPEVISGVLADESTRMLVDFFSQHRS, encoded by the coding sequence CTGCACGAGCAGTGGGAGGCCGCGATGCGGCTCGCCCTGACACAGGCGCACGAGGCCCTGGCCACCGACGACGTCCCGATCGGTGCGGTCGTCCTCTCCCCCACGGGTGAGCCGATCGGTTTCGGTCGCAACGTCCGTGAGGCCGACGCCGACCCGACCGGTCACGCCGAGGTGGTGGCGCTGCGTCAGGCGGCGCAGGCCGTCGGCGAGTGGCGCCTGGAGGGCTGCACCCTGGTGGTGACGCTGGAGCCGTGCACGATGTGCGCCGGCGCGGCGGTGCTCTCGCGCGTGGAGCGGATCGTCTTCGGTGCCTTCGACGACAAGGCCGGAGCCGTCGGGAGTCTGTGGGACGTCGTTCGGGACCGTCGCCTCAACCACCGCCCCGAAGTGATCTCGGGCGTCCTCGCGGACGAGTCGACCCGCATGCTGGTCGACTTCTTCTCCCAGCACCGCTCCTGA
- a CDS encoding metal-sensitive transcriptional regulator: MQLDAADVKPVVTRMKRAHGHLATVIRMLEEGAECEDALTQLAAVNKALSKAGFALVATGMQECMRAADGDADAVDTARMEKLFLSFA, encoded by the coding sequence GTGCAGCTGGACGCCGCCGATGTGAAGCCCGTCGTGACCCGGATGAAGCGGGCCCACGGCCACCTGGCCACCGTGATCCGCATGCTCGAGGAAGGGGCCGAGTGCGAGGACGCGCTCACCCAGCTCGCAGCGGTCAACAAGGCACTCAGCAAGGCCGGCTTCGCGCTGGTTGCCACCGGCATGCAGGAGTGCATGCGCGCCGCCGACGGTGACGCCGACGCCGTCGACACCGCGCGCATGGAGAAGCTCTTCCTCTCCTTCGCCTGA
- a CDS encoding ABC transporter permease: MGLVKGGGIPLRMLLAEGLAGILQRPGRSALTTLGTLLGVGSFVAVLGITGSADGQISKRFDALSATEVSVESNGVADPVSGRVSSEFPSGTEEQVARINGVVGAGRLWDLGASVRVGARAPGSGVPAQSGAISVTAASPGLWDVVRPQVEGRVFDEALAEHDVAVVGRSIHRQLALGPLETAPAVFVDDVPFTVIGIVDDAERLTDSLLSVIVPADRVTARWGEPAGTDRMLVETSLGAAAQVAEQVPVALRPDHPTALRATAPLDPRKLRETVSGDLDALFVALAGICLFIGAVGIANTTLVAVLERIPEIGLRRALGASPAQVGTQFLLESILLGTFGGLLGTMLGTLVTLTVALARDWTALLSPWIVMGAPVLGALAGLLAGVYPALRAARIEPVEAFRRD, translated from the coding sequence GTGGGCCTCGTGAAGGGTGGGGGGATCCCGCTGCGGATGCTGCTGGCCGAGGGGCTCGCGGGCATCCTCCAGAGACCGGGCCGGTCAGCCTTGACGACGCTCGGGACGCTGCTGGGCGTCGGTTCGTTCGTGGCGGTCCTGGGCATCACCGGGTCTGCGGACGGCCAGATCTCGAAGCGGTTCGACGCCTTGTCGGCGACCGAGGTCAGCGTCGAGTCGAACGGTGTCGCTGACCCGGTCTCGGGGCGGGTGTCGTCGGAGTTCCCCTCGGGTACGGAGGAGCAGGTCGCCCGGATCAACGGTGTGGTCGGCGCAGGCCGGCTCTGGGACCTCGGCGCGAGCGTCCGTGTCGGTGCGCGAGCGCCGGGCAGCGGGGTGCCGGCGCAGAGCGGTGCCATCTCGGTGACGGCTGCGTCGCCCGGCCTGTGGGACGTCGTGCGCCCGCAGGTGGAGGGCAGGGTCTTCGACGAGGCCCTGGCTGAGCACGACGTCGCGGTCGTGGGGCGCAGCATCCACCGCCAGTTGGCGCTGGGGCCGTTGGAGACCGCTCCGGCCGTCTTCGTCGACGACGTCCCGTTCACCGTGATCGGGATCGTCGACGACGCGGAGCGGCTGACCGACTCGTTGCTCTCCGTCATCGTCCCGGCCGACCGGGTGACTGCCCGCTGGGGTGAGCCCGCAGGGACGGACCGCATGCTGGTGGAGACGAGTCTGGGGGCGGCTGCCCAGGTCGCGGAGCAGGTCCCGGTGGCGTTGCGTCCCGACCACCCGACCGCCCTCCGGGCGACGGCTCCGCTGGATCCGCGGAAGCTGCGGGAGACGGTCTCGGGAGATCTCGACGCACTGTTCGTTGCGCTGGCCGGGATCTGTCTCTTCATCGGTGCGGTGGGGATCGCCAACACCACGCTGGTGGCGGTGCTGGAACGCATCCCGGAGATCGGACTGCGTCGGGCGCTGGGGGCGTCTCCGGCTCAGGTGGGGACCCAGTTCCTGCTGGAGAGCATCCTGCTGGGGACGTTCGGTGGGTTGCTGGGGACGATGCTCGGGACGCTGGTGACCCTGACGGTGGCGTTGGCCAGGGACTGGACGGCGCTGTTGTCGCCCTGGATCGTGATGGGCGCTCCGGTGCTCGGTGCTCTCGCCGGGCTCCTGGCGGGCGTCTACCCGGCGTTGCGCGCCGCACGGATCGAGCCGGTGGAGGCCTTCCGGCGCGACTGA
- a CDS encoding ABC transporter ATP-binding protein — MTPAVVELVALGRTYPGHPPVRALRPCSLQVRAGDFVTVVGPSGSGKSTLLNVLGLLDRPSEGVYLLDGEDVAALSERQRTRVRGTRIGFVFQSFQLLRHRSAVENVMLPLAYQGVPRAEQQERAEQALVDVGLGHRRQALPSHMSGGERQRVAVARALVTRPSILLCDEPTGNLDSTTTGAVLGLFRELNSRGTTIVLITHDPAVAAEGTRRVVIRDGLLEEPEAASWAS, encoded by the coding sequence GTGACGCCTGCGGTGGTGGAACTCGTCGCGCTGGGGCGCACCTACCCGGGGCACCCTCCGGTGCGGGCGCTGCGTCCCTGTTCGCTGCAGGTCCGGGCGGGCGACTTCGTCACCGTCGTGGGGCCTTCGGGCTCGGGCAAGAGCACGTTGCTCAACGTGCTGGGGCTCCTCGACCGTCCGTCGGAAGGGGTCTACCTGCTCGACGGGGAGGACGTCGCGGCGTTGTCGGAGCGGCAGCGCACGCGGGTGCGGGGCACCCGGATCGGTTTCGTGTTCCAGTCGTTCCAGTTGTTGCGCCACCGCAGTGCGGTGGAGAACGTGATGCTGCCGCTGGCGTACCAGGGGGTGCCGCGGGCGGAACAGCAGGAGCGTGCCGAGCAGGCGCTCGTGGACGTCGGTCTGGGGCACCGTCGCCAGGCGTTGCCGTCGCACATGTCGGGCGGTGAGCGTCAGCGGGTTGCGGTGGCGCGGGCACTGGTCACCAGACCGAGCATCCTGCTGTGCGACGAACCGACCGGCAACCTCGACTCGACGACGACCGGTGCGGTGCTGGGGCTGTTCCGGGAGCTGAACTCTCGCGGCACGACGATCGTGCTGATCACCCACGACCCCGCGGTTGCTGCCGAGGGCACACGCCGTGTGGTGATCCGCGACGGTCTTCTCGAGGAGCCCGAGGCGGCGTCGTGGGCCTCGTGA
- a CDS encoding HlyD family efflux transporter periplasmic adaptor subunit: MADALEGLDEQAPRSRRRALVLLVSLTVLSTAVSLGAMRLVRSPAQEAADAAPPPRSVLSAEVVRQEVSDEIVARGTVKVPRRTAVAPEAPAGAARAVVTELEVGSGDRVRSGQMLLEVSGRPVFVLEGKVPMFREIRRGDQGRDVRQLQQALAALGHRNTDAVGVFGPSTQAAVTRWYAAAGHTPVGSLEVAAAAGDAPVADAGRTPARDGDGEEGDASAEVVRDPAVVLREQMAAAVTVPMAEVVFVPRLPSRVSAVRVKVGSTLSGSALTLSDTAPVVVAQLNPADAALVEVGQRADLTDPGTGKNVAGTVVRVGAAVRDASGGLSVPVRIEPDDRLAFGLAGTEFQVSVVKSAGAAAALAVPLSALTTSANGETSVSVLSQDGSQRRVKVRAGVVGGGFVEVAGDLAAGQRVVVGEGRVS, encoded by the coding sequence GTGGCTGACGCGCTCGAGGGCCTTGACGAGCAGGCTCCCCGCTCCCGCCGACGCGCGTTGGTGCTGCTGGTCTCGTTGACCGTTCTCAGCACGGCCGTCAGCCTGGGCGCGATGCGTCTGGTGCGTTCGCCCGCCCAGGAGGCTGCGGACGCGGCGCCGCCGCCGCGCTCGGTGCTGAGCGCCGAGGTCGTGCGGCAGGAGGTGAGCGACGAGATCGTGGCGCGCGGCACCGTGAAGGTTCCGCGGCGCACGGCTGTCGCTCCGGAAGCGCCTGCAGGTGCGGCGCGCGCGGTGGTGACCGAGCTCGAGGTGGGTTCCGGTGACCGGGTGCGCAGCGGACAGATGCTGCTCGAGGTGTCGGGGCGTCCGGTGTTCGTGCTCGAGGGAAAGGTCCCGATGTTCCGCGAGATCCGCAGGGGCGACCAGGGACGTGACGTCCGTCAGCTCCAGCAGGCGCTGGCGGCGCTGGGACACCGCAACACGGACGCTGTGGGAGTGTTCGGTCCTTCGACCCAGGCTGCGGTGACGCGCTGGTACGCAGCGGCCGGTCACACGCCGGTCGGCTCGCTGGAGGTCGCTGCGGCGGCCGGTGACGCACCTGTTGCTGACGCAGGTCGGACGCCGGCTCGGGACGGTGACGGCGAGGAGGGCGATGCGTCTGCCGAGGTCGTGCGCGACCCGGCGGTCGTGCTGCGTGAGCAGATGGCTGCCGCCGTCACCGTCCCGATGGCTGAGGTGGTCTTCGTGCCGCGCCTGCCGAGCCGGGTCTCTGCGGTGCGGGTCAAGGTGGGATCGACGCTCAGTGGCAGTGCGCTCACGTTGAGCGACACCGCTCCGGTGGTCGTCGCCCAGCTCAACCCGGCGGACGCGGCTCTCGTCGAGGTCGGACAGCGCGCCGACCTGACGGACCCCGGCACGGGCAAGAACGTCGCAGGCACCGTCGTCCGGGTGGGTGCCGCGGTGCGTGACGCTTCCGGGGGCCTGTCGGTGCCGGTACGGATCGAGCCCGACGACCGGCTCGCCTTCGGGCTGGCCGGCACGGAGTTCCAGGTCTCGGTGGTGAAGAGCGCCGGTGCTGCGGCCGCGCTGGCGGTGCCGTTGAGTGCGCTGACCACCAGCGCCAACGGTGAGACGTCGGTGTCGGTGTTGTCCCAGGACGGATCACAGCGTCGGGTGAAGGTTCGCGCGGGCGTGGTGGGCGGTGGCTTCGTCGAGGTCGCCGGCGACCTCGCGGCGGGCCAGCGAGTGGTCGTGGGCGAAGGACGTGTCTCGTGA